In one window of Arachis ipaensis cultivar K30076 chromosome B06, Araip1.1, whole genome shotgun sequence DNA:
- the LOC110263315 gene encoding uncharacterized protein LOC110263315 isoform X1, producing MSTWTMGVSSTCSTKLALWYKILELRFLLQKPFSSSNRLPQDPVKFSFCEADGNVRVAYSDLITSSNETLDSILELQELHNIGQSSTHHVHDNTLTAAVIFDEIPEDDKEVFLTGATSKLGR from the exons ATGAGTACATGGACAATGGGAGTCTCTTCAACATGCTCTACAAAGTTG GCCCTCTGGTACAAAATTCTTGAGCTTAGGTTCTTGCTTCAGAAGCCATTTTCAAGTTCAAATAGGTTACCTCAG GATCCGGTCAAGTTTTCATTTTGTGAAGCAGATGGAAATGTTAGAGTAGCATACTCAGATTTGATTACTTCTTCCAATGAGACTTTAGATTCTATATTGGAACTCCAAGAG CTGCACAATATAGGACAAAGTTCTACTCATCACGTGCACGACAACACCTTAACTGCAGCTGTGATTTTTGATGAGATTCCAGAAGACGATAAAGAGGTTTTCTTAACGGGTGCTACTTCCAAGCTCGGCAGATAA
- the LOC110263315 gene encoding uncharacterized protein LOC110263315 isoform X2, protein MSTWTMGVSSTCSTKLALWYKILELRFLLQKPFSSSNRLPQDPVKFSFCEADGNVRVAYSDLITSSNETLDSILELQEDKVLLITCTTTP, encoded by the exons ATGAGTACATGGACAATGGGAGTCTCTTCAACATGCTCTACAAAGTTG GCCCTCTGGTACAAAATTCTTGAGCTTAGGTTCTTGCTTCAGAAGCCATTTTCAAGTTCAAATAGGTTACCTCAG GATCCGGTCAAGTTTTCATTTTGTGAAGCAGATGGAAATGTTAGAGTAGCATACTCAGATTTGATTACTTCTTCCAATGAGACTTTAGATTCTATATTGGAACTCCAAGAG GACAAAGTTCTACTCATCACGTGCACGACAACACCTTAA